gaTAATAAATCCTACGTATAAAGTTTCTGTAgaactctctccctttcccttgTTTCACAATAGTTGGTCCCTCCTCCATATCCTTCCTccacatttttcagtattgtAACCTAGCAAGGGACTTGGCTCAGACTGAAAGGCAAAGAGCTCTTTTGAACTGACCACTTTGTAACTTGAGTCAAAGCAAAAAGTCTATGTAGTCTTGTATGCTAGAGTTGAACTTACAATAATTAACTTGTTTATATTTGCACATTACTACCTCATGGTTCAGGACTGGGAGTCTTTCTTGATCTTCAGGCCTACTCATCAATTTGAGGCGATTAAGGCCAAGATGTGTACTTACAAAAGGAGAAACTATATAATTATAGTGTAATGTTTGTGCATTcaaaaataaagttgtattttaccCACTGGAACTAGGCAGGATCTCTCTTGAGAATCATGACTGTGACAAAAGTGACAAACGACTTCAATGCCGCCTAGTTAAAACTTCTAATTTCTATATGCTTCTCCTGTCTGTAAAAACTCCACCCAcagtatgtttaaaatgtacctaCTATGTTTTCCCAGGTTAGTCACTAGAATGCCATTCATTTCTATAAAGGAACAAACATGAACTGCTGTGCCAATGAAAACACTTTACCTAATTATATTTAGGGATGTCactaaatcatattttaaaGTTACAATTAATGTGGGACAAAACATATTATTAGGTGAAGAAACCATTTTTAGATCACGTTACTAGTTTGACCAGCTTCACAAAATTAAATCTAAACAATATATGAAAGCAAATGTGACATAAAGAGCCCAATAAAAAAGGCATGTTAAGAAGTTCAAACAGCAAGGTCTATCACCACCATATCAGTCTGGGTTTTCTTTCAGTTATCAgactgttgctattttttttagcaataaactgCTTTTCCATAGAgttgaactgtaacttggccatgtaacgtcacctgcctgtctccacgtagataagtttaatgccatacattaAAGGCAAAGAAATATGGTtgcatagtggacctttaacacTAATATTACATTTTGATAATTAACTTCTTTACAACATGAACCTTTAAATAGTATTATTAAATGTCTAATTCCTGACTTACAATGTTGAGGTCTTGCTTGGCACTGTGTTGCAGGGGCCCTAAAGTTCTCAACAGTACATGACAAAACCATCTCACAGTCCCGCACAACATAACAGTCATTTTTAACAAGTTGAACAACCTTTCTAATGTTGACTTTGGCTCAGCAGTGAGCAAATGttattaaatgtgcactttgagCATGGGAgggaaacatgcaaattccatTGTTGACAAATATATTTGACTCAACAGGTTGCAGCAAGCTAAAGTTTGAATGTGCATGTTGGATGGGTGCCTAGATTCTAGCCTGTCACAGTTTGGCTGTGGCTTTGAGAGGgcaataaaaaagacaataagTTGCAGCttcaatgttcatattaattacATGGTCATCAGTCAGTATGAAAAAATCACTTAGGATTCATTCCTACTTGCTCCTTTGGTGAAGTAACACTTTTCCTGCACAGCATAGGTTTTGCCAGAGGCTTGTGGTTGCAGTATTTGGTGACGTTTTGGCCAGCAGTGGCATAACATCTGATATTCATTTAGGAAGTAGCTGGCTCCTTCTCGCAAATGCCCCAAAAGGAAGAATAAGTATAAACCCTTTTCCGTAAAAAAAACCTTGTGATCAGCAGCACACACTCCTACAAGCTCCTGCTTTTTAGATCCACCCTTATCACTTTCATACGCCACCGTCTGCTAAACAACATTTTCAATAACCATGTACACACAAAAGTGACTTACCTCTTATAGCCTACTTTTCCCCTTCTCCCTGTAGAAGTTAAGTCCTTCTGAAGTCCGTATGATCTTTGTTAAGTTTGTTCGTCTTGTGGCAGTAGCTCCAGACGCTTATGTAGTCAtcgctccactgactctggagtccagcccctctgtcTAGTCACCGCTGTAACCCGAGCCAGGTGTTCCTCACAGCTGTAAGGGCACATCTGAAAGACCCGTGCATCAAAATATGGATATGAAATATGGATATTCAATACTCCAAAGTAGGCTTTTGATTGAACCTAATGGGCACAGGCCTAAAGCGAAAGTAAGGCTTACCCTAATTGTTTTACTTTCTAGGAAACGTCCGTATTTTAAACACTGAGATAaactacaaataaatgaaacatttatttataggcTTATAAGCTATATAAGCTATCTATTGTGTTCACTCTGATTATTTGGATTATTAGACTGTTTTGCCAAAATAAAACGCTTTTGTGTTGTAgcttattaaaaaatatataataaataaaaattactttGGATTGCTTGGGACTGACTCACGTGAAACAAATCAGATAGATCGTAAACtgatatattaaaatattattctATTTCTTTCAGTACATCATGACGTCATCACGTAACCCCTGTGCGTGCCCCGCCCCTCAGTGAAGCGTTTCCGCCAAGATGGTTGTCGGTGCCTTCCCCATCGCCAAGCTCCTCTACCTTGGTGTAAGACAGATGAGCAAACCTGTGGCAAACCGTATCAAGGCTGGAGCTCGAAGAAGCGAATTCTTTAAAACTTACATCTGTCTACCGCCGGCACAATGTgagtaaactaaaaaaaatcacatgaatGACCGCTGGCTCACTGTGTCAGGATTGTCAGGAAAGCAAGTGGGGACGTTTGCAACCAATCAGATTTTAGTTTAACAACACATTGTCCAATCAGAACCACCTATTTATCTTTTAGCCCAATCAGAGGAAGACTATTCCTAAGAGGCGGGACCTAGTTGTCATTGAACAAGGAGTGTctacatatacatttttcttaCTAAAATATCGATTTATTATAATAACTATTTATAGTCCTAGAAAGTAGATGGACACAAAATTCCAACATTGCTCTCTATGTTGttaaaatattatgatttatgataaaaatagaaacaaaatacaaacaacataAATCAATTTACTAAATCTTGGGATGGTTGCTACTTGATTGGGCAACAGCAGTGTATTGGATTGTACATAAAGGACGCATCTACTTGATGATCTTAAATTACGAACCTTCTATCAGTATCTGTTGGCTCAATTTATTAActatatcttttatttatttttttccagtgtacCATTGGATTGAGATGCGAACAAAGATGCGAATCATGGGCTTTCGAGGTGCAACTATTAAACCGCTGAATGAGGAATCAGCTGCAGAACTTGGTGCAGAATTACTGGGAGAAGCAATCATCTTTCTTATTGGAGGTGGTTGTATGGTACTTGAATACAGCAGACAAGCTGCTAACTCACGTCGCAAAGAAGACGAGCTGAATGCTACAATCACAAGCTTACAGACTCAACTTGCAGAACTGACTTTAACCACAGAGACACTAGATGCCCAGTTACGAGAAGTCAATCGACAACTGTTGTCTTTCCCACTCCCTTCTAAAAAGTGACAAGAGCAGGTTGCACAATGTTCTTTGCAGTCTGATCACAGTCCTGCATTATGCACAATCCTCTGCTTCTCATAGAGAGGAAGACAAGGGAAAAGGCATATCCAGGTGCTGTGAGCTTGGGTGGTATAATTGGCTCAAGTTTTGAGCAAGTAATTGCGTGAGGTGATGCTATGATATTCATAGTACATTTATTGGTGTGAGCatgtttattgtaaaaaataatcaaaggGGACAATTAAACAGTGAATAGTCAATGTGATATGTTGGTAATATTTTGGcacaaaatatttgtattttcagtGCCTGTTTAAAGCATTTAACATTTCATGCTTGTGTCATCTTAATTTAAATGCCAAGTTGACTGGGGGTTCATTCATTGTATGTCTTTTGGACTTGTAATAAAGACATGGTGCACTTGTCTtgttggtgttgtgttttgttagtaAACGTGTCCTTGGAATAATTTTGATGCAAATACATCGTCAGGTATACGACTTTTGTGAAACACAATCATAAAATTATCAGATCAGTAAAAGCAATGGCATATCACTGCAATTGACTGTACTgtgtaaaatgaacttaaacGTTGCTCTTCCGGTCTGGCCTTCGGCCGCCAGGCGGCGCTATCTGCGCTCACACATTCTTCCTCACCCTGGACCCGCGCATCTCGGGTGAGAGCAGGTAGGCCTCGTTTCTGTTTTCATCAAAATAGTCTTTGCACGGAGTTCACGAGTGCATGCATAGTGTTAAGATGTCTTCTAAAAAGCATTATGTGAAGAATTATTCTTGTCTCTAAaaggacatttttcaaaatactaATATTTTGCGTGCAACAAATATTCTTAAAGTAGCACACGCTAGGTTATGCTATTGTTGTTAGCATCAGTTTACGCTGCTTtgtgagaaaaaagaagaaatattgtTGCACTTTGAGAGGGTAGTTTGAGATGTTCAAGTATAAATTCTACGTGTATGCATATTAACGTCGTATTATTATATAGTGGTGcatgtgttaaaacatgtaGCTAATAAGGTTAGCTACTTTAGCATAGCGTTAGCTCGCTTGTCGCATAATAAACCGTATTTTACTAAATGATATGTGCGTATTCACCTCACAATTTATTATACAGCAACAAAGGAAGGGTTCAGATAGCTGCAATCATGGATATTGACGTGAAGAAACTGAAGGTGAATGAGTTGAAGGAGGAACTCCAACGACGCGGCCTGGACACTAAGGGCCTTAAGGCTGACCTGGTGGAGAGGCTGAGAGCCGCTCTGGAGGAAGAGGCTCAGACAGACGCCGCGGGCATAGAGGATCACGGGGACGAGGAGCAGGGGATGGAGGAGTACCCCCAAGACGATCAGGATAATGATGACGAAGAGGCTGTGCAACAAGGTAGcgttaagtgtttttttttttgtaagttaGTGTGGATGAATACATTTGTCTTAACTCAATGtagtttttaattaactgtaatCATCAGAAagtgttatcttttatttactCAGAGCCAATTGAAGGTTATGATAATGGAAATGGTAATGATGACGTTCCAGAAGGTGATTATGATGAAGGTAGAGATTCTGGCGGCTActatgaggaggaagaggccaATGGTGAGGCATACGACAGTCAACCGACTGAATCAAGCCACAGCATGCCTGACTTTGCAACTGATGCTGACACTTCCAAATCTGACTTTGTGCCAGAAGAAACAAAGCCTGTGCAGGAAGCAGAAGCTCCTGAAATTAAACAAAGTTAGTAATTATCCAATACTgtattgaacttttttttgtgatcatgTTCATTCATATAAGAGAGTTGACAATTGGgcagtgtttttgtcctttttgatATTCAACTAAATAGTAATTCATTACCTCcacttgtgtttttatagacATCAAAGTTGAAG
This Periophthalmus magnuspinnatus isolate fPerMag1 chromosome 13, fPerMag1.2.pri, whole genome shotgun sequence DNA region includes the following protein-coding sequences:
- the opa3 gene encoding optic atrophy 3 protein homolog, with translation MVVGAFPIAKLLYLGVRQMSKPVANRIKAGARRSEFFKTYICLPPAQLYHWIEMRTKMRIMGFRGATIKPLNEESAAELGAELLGEAIIFLIGGGCMVLEYSRQAANSRRKEDELNATITSLQTQLAELTLTTETLDAQLREVNRQLLSFPLPSKK